The window CAATGATTTGGAGATATTAAAATGAATAACTTAGAGCGAGTATTAGGTTATCCTTTTTATTACACAGGGGTTTTAGCCGATAAGATTTTGCATTGGAATAATCCCGGTTCTCTTTTTTTCTTCTTTCCTCATTTTCATACTGGAGGTGCAGAACAGGTTCATCTTGACATTTTGCGTATTTTTGCAGACCAAAAACCTTTTATTATAATTACTATGAATTCTCGTAATAAAGCCCATTATCAGGCAATGCAAGATACCGGAAGATTGATTGAAATATATAAATACTTAAATAACGCAAACCGCTTTATAGTTAAGAATTTCTTCTATGGTTTTCTGGCTTCAATGATAAACAGGCATCCAAAAGCAGTAGTGCTTTCTGCTAACAGCACTATTTTCTATGAACTATGCTATTATTTGAAAGAGAGTTATATTATTGATATTCTGCATGGACTTTTTGGAATAAATAACGAACACTGGATTCAAGCAACTCCCAAAATCAATAAAAGAATAGTTGTCTCTCAAGCAGTTTACAATGCAGTTAAAAACATCTATATAAACAATGGCTTTGCAGATAAATATGTTGAGCGTTTGAAAGTAATTCACAATGCTGTCCCTTTGTGTAATTTTAACATTACTAAGGATTGGAATGCTCCTCTGAAAATTGTCTTTATTGCACGCAATTCAAAAGAGAAGCGATTCCATTTATATCAACAAATTGCTGTAAAAGTTATTTACGAGCTTCCGGGGACAAAATTTTATTGTATAGGAAATTACGCTAAAACCGAACCGGTAGTGAATTTGGGCGAGATTTGTGACAGGCAAAAGTTATATCAAACCATAAAGAGCTTTCATATTCTAATTCTATGTTCCAGTTCCGAGGGTTTTGGTTTGGTAATTTCTGAAGGGATGACTTGTGGCCTGGTTCCGCTGGCTACTGATGTAGGAGGAGTGAGAGAGACATTTCAAGATGGCATTAGCGGTTTTTTAATTAAAGCTGAAAATGAAGAAGACATAATAGAGGAGTTTATTACTGATATAAAGAAACTTGATGCTAACAGAGAATTGTTAAAACTAATGAGTAATTCAGCCAGGGATTATGTGCAAGAGCACATAAACTATGAGCGTTTTGCAGTTGAATACACCAAAGTGATAGAAGAGGGAAAAAATCGGTAATGGAGCATCTTTCTGCGGTTTTAATTGTAAAAAACGAGGAACAGAATATTGCCCGTTGCTTAAAATCTATTTCCCGGGTGGAGGAAATAGTTGTGTTGGATACCGGTTCCACCGATGAAACAGTGAATATTTGTAAGAATTTTGGTGCTAAGGTTTATTATTTGGATAAATGGGAGGGCTTTGGAAAAGCCAAACAGCAAGCAGTTGTTCTTGCTACTTTTGATTGGATTTTATCTATTGATGCTGATGAAGAACTTTGCCCTGAACTCCAAAAAGAGCTGCAGGAACTTAAAAAAAGGGAGTTTGATAACTCTGCCTGGCGCTTAAAAAGAAGATCATATTATTTAGGCAAGCCCATCCATTATTGCGGTTGGCAAAATGATGCTCCCTTACGGATATTTAACCGCAAACTGGGTAAGTTTAGCGAAAAGCTTGTTCACGAAGGAGTTCAGACCTCTCAGAAAGTTAAAACCTGCAAACATTATCTATATCATTATACCAGTCCAACAGTGGCAGTGCATTTTGCTAAAATGCGTTTGTATGGAGAATTAAGTGCCCAACAGCTTTATGCTCAAGGCAAAAGAGCTAACGAATTGATAGCATTTGTTAGAGGCAGCTATAAGTTTATCAAAATGTATCTCTTCCAGCTTGGCTTTCTGGATGGTGCTAAGGGCTTCTTGCTGTGTAAAAATTCCGCTTGGGGTGTTTGGAACCGCTATCATCTTTTGGGGAAAATGAAAAAATGAAGGTTCTTCATATTGATGCGGAAAAATATTGGAGAGGTGGTCAACAGCAGGCAGTTTACCTTTATGAAGGTATGCTGAAAAGAGGTTATGAATGTGGTTTTGTCTGCTGTCCCGGTTCTCAGTTACAGCGGTATTTTGAAACCAACCGGCTAAATTATCATTGTCTTACCTTTAGAAGCGAATCAGATATTATTTCAGCTTTCCAGTTAGCCCTTCTTTGCCGTCGTTATTCTTATAATATTTTACAGCTGCATAGCAGTCATTCTCTCAGTTGGGGTCTTTTAGCAAAATTATTTTACCCGAGCTTAAAACTCGTAGCAACCAGAAGAGTTGATTTTCCGATAGGGAAAAATCCCTTGTCCGCTTTTAAATACAAAACCAAAGCAGTAAATAAAATAGTTGCCGTTTCTGATAATATTCGCAGGGTTCTAATTACTTGCGGTGTTGCTGCAGAAAAGATTACAGTTATTCATAGCGGTATAGATTTGGCTAAGTTTGACAGAGCTCAAGTTCCGGAAAACTTTTATAAAACCTGGAATATCCCTGAAGAGAGTATTATAGTAGGAACCGTAGCTGCTTTTGCAGGTCACAAGGACTACCCCAATTTTCTGAAAGCTGCCTCTCTGGCAGTGCAAGAAAAGCAGGAGCTGTTTTTTATGGCAGTAGGAGGGGGAAATTTACTTCCGGAAATGCAAAAAATGGCTGAGGAATTAGGTTTGCAGGGTCACATTGCCTTCACCGGTTTTCAAAAAGGAATAGGGCAGTTTTTGCAAGCGTTTGATATCTTTGTTTTGGCTTCCTGTCTGGAAGGGCTTGGAACTTCTGTTTTAGAAGCAATGAGTGTTGGACTTCCCGTAATCGGGACAAGAGCAGGAGGCATCATAGAAATGATTAATTCAGGAGAAAACGGTTTACTTGTTCCTGCGCAAAATCCTTGGGAGCTATCTAAAGCTATTTTAACTTTGGCACAAAACCCTTTGCTGAGAGAAGAATATGGGAATAATGCCTTGAACAGTGTGCAGAAATTCAGCAAAGAACAGATGATTGATAAATACCTGGAACTATATACTTCATTATGAAAGAACCACAAAACATATTGATTGTGCAGACAGCTTTTATAGGAGATGTGATATTAATTACACCTTTAATAAGAGCTACGGCGGAATTGTATCCACAGGCAAAAATAGATGTGATGGTTGTTTCTGAGGCAGCCATTCTTTTAAAAAACAATCATTTTGTGCAGGAAGTAATTGTAGATGAAAAGCGTAAAAATGTTTTGCTCTCTACCTTGCAACTAATCAAGCAAATTAAAAGTAAGCATTATGACCTGGTTATTTCTCCTCATAGTTCTTTTCGCACGCATTTAATATTATATTTAAGTAAAATTCCGGAACGCATCGGTTTTAACCGGGGCTCTGCTAAATGGATGTTGACAAAAAGAATAGAGCATCCCGTAGGACCTCATAAAATAGTTAAAAACTTAGGTCTATTAAAGCCCTTAACTGATAGGGAATTTGATTTGCAAACAGAGCTTTTCCCATCGGATAAAGATAAACAGAAAGCAGAGGAATTGCTAAAAGCATTGTCCGGAAAGACATTAATTGCTATTGCTCCTGGCTCTATCTGGCAAACCAAATGCTGGCAACTGAAGTCCTATATAGCACTCTGCCGTAAACTTTTAGATAGTGGCTATGGAATTATCTTAATTGGCGGGGAAAGCGATAAATTTCTATGTGAGGAAATTGAAAATTCCATCCCCAAAGATAATGCTAAGCTAATTAATCTTGCAGGAGTTACTAATTTACTGGAAAGTGCGGCTGTGATAAAAAAGTGCTCTTTAATGATTTGTAATGATAGTGGTGCGATGCATATT is drawn from Candidatus Cloacimonas sp. and contains these coding sequences:
- a CDS encoding glycosyltransferase family 4 protein; the protein is MNNLERVLGYPFYYTGVLADKILHWNNPGSLFFFFPHFHTGGAEQVHLDILRIFADQKPFIIITMNSRNKAHYQAMQDTGRLIEIYKYLNNANRFIVKNFFYGFLASMINRHPKAVVLSANSTIFYELCYYLKESYIIDILHGLFGINNEHWIQATPKINKRIVVSQAVYNAVKNIYINNGFADKYVERLKVIHNAVPLCNFNITKDWNAPLKIVFIARNSKEKRFHLYQQIAVKVIYELPGTKFYCIGNYAKTEPVVNLGEICDRQKLYQTIKSFHILILCSSSEGFGLVISEGMTCGLVPLATDVGGVRETFQDGISGFLIKAENEEDIIEEFITDIKKLDANRELLKLMSNSARDYVQEHINYERFAVEYTKVIEEGKNR
- a CDS encoding glycosyltransferase family 2 protein: MEHLSAVLIVKNEEQNIARCLKSISRVEEIVVLDTGSTDETVNICKNFGAKVYYLDKWEGFGKAKQQAVVLATFDWILSIDADEELCPELQKELQELKKREFDNSAWRLKRRSYYLGKPIHYCGWQNDAPLRIFNRKLGKFSEKLVHEGVQTSQKVKTCKHYLYHYTSPTVAVHFAKMRLYGELSAQQLYAQGKRANELIAFVRGSYKFIKMYLFQLGFLDGAKGFLLCKNSAWGVWNRYHLLGKMKK
- a CDS encoding glycosyltransferase — protein: MKVLHIDAEKYWRGGQQQAVYLYEGMLKRGYECGFVCCPGSQLQRYFETNRLNYHCLTFRSESDIISAFQLALLCRRYSYNILQLHSSHSLSWGLLAKLFYPSLKLVATRRVDFPIGKNPLSAFKYKTKAVNKIVAVSDNIRRVLITCGVAAEKITVIHSGIDLAKFDRAQVPENFYKTWNIPEESIIVGTVAAFAGHKDYPNFLKAASLAVQEKQELFFMAVGGGNLLPEMQKMAEELGLQGHIAFTGFQKGIGQFLQAFDIFVLASCLEGLGTSVLEAMSVGLPVIGTRAGGIIEMINSGENGLLVPAQNPWELSKAILTLAQNPLLREEYGNNALNSVQKFSKEQMIDKYLELYTSL
- the waaF gene encoding lipopolysaccharide heptosyltransferase II → MKEPQNILIVQTAFIGDVILITPLIRATAELYPQAKIDVMVVSEAAILLKNNHFVQEVIVDEKRKNVLLSTLQLIKQIKSKHYDLVISPHSSFRTHLILYLSKIPERIGFNRGSAKWMLTKRIEHPVGPHKIVKNLGLLKPLTDREFDLQTELFPSDKDKQKAEELLKALSGKTLIAIAPGSIWQTKCWQLKSYIALCRKLLDSGYGIILIGGESDKFLCEEIENSIPKDNAKLINLAGVTNLLESAAVIKKCSLMICNDSGAMHIANAMQTRVFAFFGPTVQRFGYYPYRQGDRVFEVDLDCRPCGSHGSKKCPQKHHNCMQKIEVEPVFAAVTAILK